A genomic stretch from Pyramidobacter piscolens W5455 includes:
- a CDS encoding ABC transporter ATP-binding protein → MADKLLEVTDLHVMYRTDDDNVYALNGVDISVEKGKTLGLVGETGAGKTTLALSILRLLPDRVGFVTQGDIKMNGVELLKLSEPDMRLLRGNDISMIFQDPMTSLNPIHTVGDQIAEVIALHNEHADRDFIEKKVDEMMEMVGIPAIRKSEYPHQFSGGMKQRIVIAIALACNPKLLLADEPTTALDVTIQAQVLEMMNQLKQKLETSMILITHDLGIVAQICDQVGIMYAGEVVEIGTVEDIFEGTQHHPYTVGLFGAIPNMAEESPRLHPIDGLMPDPSIVLPGCPFAERCPHRLDKCQEERPQAVPVNSGMHRIKCWLAKAVREG, encoded by the coding sequence ATGGCAGACAAACTTCTTGAAGTCACAGACCTGCACGTGATGTACCGTACCGACGACGACAACGTTTACGCGCTCAACGGCGTCGACATTTCCGTCGAAAAGGGAAAAACTCTAGGGCTTGTGGGAGAAACCGGCGCCGGCAAGACGACACTGGCGCTCTCGATCTTGCGGCTGTTGCCGGACCGCGTCGGCTTCGTCACCCAGGGCGACATCAAAATGAACGGCGTCGAACTGCTCAAGCTGTCGGAGCCAGACATGCGCCTGCTGCGCGGCAACGACATTTCCATGATCTTCCAGGATCCGATGACCAGCCTCAACCCGATCCACACCGTCGGCGACCAGATCGCCGAGGTCATCGCTCTGCACAACGAGCATGCCGACCGCGATTTCATCGAGAAAAAAGTGGACGAGATGATGGAGATGGTCGGCATTCCTGCCATCCGCAAAAGCGAGTATCCGCATCAGTTTTCAGGCGGCATGAAGCAGCGCATCGTCATCGCCATCGCTTTGGCCTGCAATCCCAAGCTGTTGCTGGCCGACGAGCCGACGACGGCGCTTGACGTCACGATTCAGGCTCAGGTGTTGGAGATGATGAATCAACTCAAGCAAAAACTGGAAACGTCGATGATCTTGATCACCCACGATCTGGGCATCGTCGCGCAGATTTGCGATCAGGTAGGCATCATGTACGCCGGCGAAGTGGTGGAGATCGGCACGGTCGAGGATATTTTCGAGGGCACACAGCACCACCCCTACACAGTCGGACTTTTCGGCGCCATTCCCAATATGGCCGAGGAGTCGCCGCGGCTGCACCCCATCGACGGGCTGATGCCCGACCCTTCAATCGTACTGCCCGGCTGTCCGTTTGCCGAGCGCTGTCCGCACCGCTTGGACAAATGCCAAGAAGAACGTCCGCAAGCCGTCCCCGTCAACAGTGGCATGCACCGTATCAAATGCTGGCTGGCCAAAGCCGTTCGGGAGGGATAG
- a CDS encoding ABC transporter ATP-binding protein: MTTPLIQTKGLKKYFSTPHGLLHAVDDVNISIEAGQTLGVVGESGCGKSTLGRVILRLIEATSGEVLFNGENILDYTPHQMKDMRKQMQIVFQDPFASLNPRMTVSELIAEPMKVCGVYKNNNEMMERVFELMDTVGLAERFVNTYPHEMDGGRRQRIGIARALALDPKFIVCDEPVSALDVSIQAQILNLLMDLQDNKGYTYMFITHDMSVVKHISDQIAVMYLGQCVELAPTKTLFNNPLHPYTHGLLNAIPIPSLKHRKTLHIMKGEVASPINPKLGCRFAARCPEATEECRRSDLKLREVEQGHFVACFKR; encoded by the coding sequence ATGACGACGCCTCTGATCCAGACTAAAGGTCTGAAGAAATATTTCAGTACCCCTCACGGGTTGCTGCACGCCGTGGACGACGTGAACATTTCCATCGAAGCGGGACAAACGCTCGGCGTCGTCGGCGAGTCGGGCTGCGGCAAGTCCACGCTGGGGCGCGTGATCCTGCGGCTCATCGAGGCCACTTCAGGCGAAGTGCTCTTCAACGGCGAGAACATCCTCGATTACACGCCGCATCAGATGAAGGACATGCGCAAACAGATGCAGATCGTTTTTCAGGATCCTTTCGCCTCGCTGAATCCCAGAATGACCGTCTCGGAACTGATCGCCGAACCGATGAAGGTCTGCGGCGTCTACAAGAACAATAACGAGATGATGGAACGCGTCTTCGAGTTGATGGACACCGTCGGACTGGCGGAACGCTTCGTCAACACCTACCCGCACGAGATGGACGGCGGCCGCCGTCAGCGCATCGGCATCGCCCGCGCGCTAGCGCTCGATCCCAAATTCATTGTCTGCGACGAGCCCGTTTCCGCTCTGGACGTCTCGATCCAGGCACAGATTTTGAATCTGCTCATGGACTTGCAGGACAACAAGGGGTACACCTACATGTTCATCACCCACGACATGAGTGTGGTCAAACATATCAGCGACCAGATCGCCGTCATGTACCTGGGCCAGTGCGTCGAGCTGGCGCCGACGAAGACGCTGTTCAATAATCCTCTGCACCCTTACACACACGGCCTGCTCAACGCCATCCCGATTCCCAGCCTCAAGCACCGCAAAACATTGCACATCATGAAGGGGGAAGTCGCCAGCCCGATCAATCCCAAGCTAGGCTGCCGTTTTGCCGCGCGCTGCCCCGAAGCGACCGAGGAGTGCCGTAGGTCCGATCTGAAATTGCGCGAGGTTGAACAAGGCCATTTTGTGGCCTGTTTCAAGCGCTGA
- a CDS encoding acyl-CoA--6-aminopenicillanic acid acyltransferase: MRHFPIINVEPGTPYGMGFHYGRQAADQIRNGLADYRTLFAQTSTMTWEEIGNYALSYTPIVKAVDPDLIDEVRGIADGAGVSFADIMILNTRYEITKFPKPHECTSFALQPEATKDGIVYVGQNWDYRVGILDHIVIVHYTMPDGTRIVGVAEAGQVIRNGFNSYGIGLCANNLQSKGDNRGTALPVTFLRRKVLQSRSFEEAKKLLLETKRTVSNNFMLGSAEGRALDFETSPLGTDLIEPASGILTHANHFVVDPAKEALERSPRGDRLYELLAQRRGSINVPWIIRCLSDHENYPKAICRHPADTSMPMARRSSTVAGIIYNLSEGVAHICAGASCENEFVAVPL; the protein is encoded by the coding sequence ATGAGACATTTTCCGATCATCAACGTTGAACCCGGCACGCCTTACGGGATGGGTTTTCACTACGGCCGGCAGGCGGCCGATCAGATCAGGAACGGACTGGCTGACTATCGTACCCTTTTTGCCCAGACCAGCACGATGACCTGGGAGGAGATTGGCAACTACGCGCTCAGCTACACGCCTATCGTCAAGGCCGTTGATCCCGATCTGATCGACGAGGTGCGCGGCATCGCCGACGGTGCCGGCGTCAGTTTTGCCGATATCATGATTCTGAACACGCGCTACGAGATCACCAAATTTCCCAAACCTCACGAGTGCACATCCTTCGCGCTGCAGCCCGAGGCCACGAAAGACGGCATCGTCTATGTGGGGCAGAACTGGGACTACCGCGTCGGTATCCTCGATCACATCGTCATCGTCCACTACACCATGCCGGACGGCACGCGGATCGTCGGCGTGGCGGAGGCCGGCCAAGTGATCCGCAACGGTTTCAACAGCTACGGGATCGGCCTGTGCGCCAACAATTTACAGTCAAAGGGAGATAACCGCGGCACGGCGCTGCCGGTCACGTTCCTGCGCCGCAAGGTGCTGCAGAGCCGCAGTTTCGAAGAGGCGAAGAAGCTCCTGCTGGAGACGAAGCGCACCGTGTCGAATAATTTCATGCTCGGCTCCGCCGAAGGTCGTGCGCTGGACTTCGAAACTTCGCCGCTAGGTACTGACCTGATCGAGCCCGCAAGCGGTATCCTCACCCACGCCAACCACTTCGTCGTCGATCCCGCCAAGGAAGCCCTGGAACGCTCTCCGCGCGGCGATCGGCTTTACGAACTGCTGGCGCAGAGACGCGGCTCTATCAACGTGCCCTGGATCATCCGCTGCCTCAGCGATCACGAAAATTATCCCAAGGCCATCTGCCGTCATCCCGCCGACACATCGATGCCCATGGCCCGGCGCAGCAGTACCGTAGCCGGCATCATCTACAATCTCAGCGAAGGCGTGGCGCACATCTGCGCCGGGGCAAGCTGCGAAAACGAATTCGTCGCCGTGCCGCTTTAA